CGGTTTTATGCCTAATTTCAAGGCTTTTGCTCGTGCAGGTTCTACTTCTTCGCCTTGCCCAATGTCTGCTGTAAATGTTACCACTTCGCAGCCATATGTGTCTCCAAGCCATTTGAGAATCACGCTTGTATCAAGCCCACCGCTATATGCCAAAACCACTTTTTTGATATCTTTTGTTTTTTCCATAATTTGCTCCTTTTAATTTTTACAATTATATAGTATGATAAATTAATATAGTTTTAGATACAATACCCACAAAAATTTTTAGGCTTACGACAATGAGAATCGATAAATTTCTTAATGCTGTTAATATTACAAAAAGACGCACCATAGCTCAAGATATGATTGAAAATGGTGTTGTAAAAATTGCTGGAATCAGTGTCAAAGCAAGTCGAGATGTGAAAGTGGGAGATATTATTGAAATTGCCTTTTTAGAAAAATCAAGATTCTTTGAAATCTTGCAAATTCCCACTCAAAAAACAATCAAGAAAGATGAATCACATTTATATTATAGAGAAATTACAAAATAAGGTTTTATAATGATTTGCTGTGCTGGAAAAATTGAAAGTTTCTCTTTTGCTAAAAGTATTGGTATTGGTCTTATAGAAAGTGCAATGAATCTTACACAACTTATTTTTTATGAAAAACCAAGCGAAATAGTCTTTGTAGGAACTTGTGGTTGTTATGATGATTCTAAGCCTTTATTAGAAATCTTTGAATCACAAAGTGCGGCAAATATTGAGCTTTCTTTTTTACAACAAGATTCTTACACTCCCTTAGATAATTGTATTTCTTTAGAAAATGTTTCACATGAAACATTAAGCAATATTGTTAATTCAAGTAATTACATTACAACTAATTCTAGTCTTGCACAAAAACTAACAAAACTTGGAATCTTATATGAAAATATGGAATTTTTTAGTGTATTACAAGTTGCAAAACATTATGAAATACCCGCTTTAGGAATCTTTTGTAGCACAAACCATATTCATAAAGAAAGCCAAAAAGAATTTTTTTCTAATCATAAAAAAGCAATGCAAAATTTAGAAGATTATATTAGGACAAGAAAAAATGGATAAACAAAATGTCTTTGGATTCACGCTAAATTCTCTCAGCGATTCTCTAAAAGATTTTCCAAAATTCCGAGCCAAACAAATCTATCATTGGCTTTATGTTCATTATGAAAATGATTTTGAAAAAATGGAGAATCTTCCAAAAAATTTGCGCGAATTTTTAAAAGAGAATTTTATAAGCAATGCAGTAGAAATTGCAAAAAAAGAACAAAGTAGCGATGGTAGCGTAAAATATCTTTTTAAAACTGCCGATAATCTCACTTATGAAGCTGTTTTTTTGAAAATGAAAGAAGATAAATTCACACTTTGTCTTTCATCACAAGTGGGTTGCAAAGTGGGTTGTAGTTTTTGTCTTACGGCTAAAGGTGGATTTGTAAGAAATCTTAATGCAGGAGAAATGGTTTATCAAGTCTTTGCTATTAAAAAAGATCAAAATATCCCAAGTAATAAGGCTGTAAATATAGTGTATATGGGAATGGGCGAACCACTTGATAATTTAGAAAATGTTACAAAATGCATTCAAATCTTATCAGAGCTTGATGGATTAAGTATTTCTCGCCGAAGACAAACTATCTCTACAAGTGGAATTGCACCTAAAATCAAAAAACTTGGAGCATTAGATTTAGGAGTGCAATTAGCTATATCACTCCACGCAGTTGATGATGAACTCCGCACGAAATTAATGCCCATTAACAAAGCTTATAATATCCAAAATATTATTGATGAAGTGGTAGCTTTTCCTATTGATTCACGCAAAAGAGTAATGTTTGAATATTTAATGATTGATGGAATCAATGATAGTTTAGAATGTGCTAAAAAACTTGTAGCACTGCTAAATAAAATCAAGGCTAAAGTTAATCTCATTTATTTTAATCCTCACGAAGGAAGTCTTTACAAACGACCAAGCAAAGAAAAAGTTGAAGCTTTTAGAGAATACTTACTCAAAAAAGGACTTTTATGCACAATTCGTGAATCTAAAGGTTTAGATATTAGTGCTGCTTGCGGACAATTAAGAGAAAAGGAAATAGCAAATGCCTAGTCTAGATATTATTTTGCTTGTATTTTTAATTATCGTTTGTATCGTTGGTATGAGTGCATTTTTATATTATGCCTACAAAAAATAATCAAAAATCAAAGGATTACAATGTCTCAAATTCCCTATAATTTTTCAAATCAAAAGACTACTTTAGTTCATATTTGTTGTAGTGTAGATAGTCATCATTTTCTAACCCAACTTCAAAAACTCTATCCACAAAAACAATTTTGTGGCTTTTTTTATAATCCTAATATTCATCCCTATGAAGAATATCTTATGCGTCTTAATGATGTCAAAAGAAGCTGTGAAATGTTAAAAATTCCATTGATTGAAGGGGAATATGATTTAGATTCGTGGCTTTGTGGCACAAAAGGTTTAGAAGATGAGCCAGAAAAAGGAGAACGATGTTCATATTGCTTTGATTATCGTCTAGAGAGGACAGCACAAATCGCAAAAGAAACGCATTGTGTAGAATTTACGACTACCTTACTTGCAAGCCCTATGAAATCTCAAAATGAGCTTTTTTCACAAGGCGAAATGATGGCAAAAAAACATTCCCTTGATTTTCTACCCATTGATGTAAGAGGAAATGGCGGAACCAAAATTCAAAATGAACTTGCCAAAGAAGCTAATCTTTATCGCCAAAATTATTGCGGTTGTCTCTTTGCACTCACTAAGCAAAGAGAAAAAGCACAAAAAATTCCATTAGAGCTTGTTTCTACTCTCAATCTTCCAAAAGATTCACGCAATCTTCCTCTTTTACGCTTAAAAAATTTCCAAACGCGAGAATCTTTAGAAAATAACAATAAAACCTATCATATTATCAAAAGAAAAGTTCAAAAATACTGCCTTCTCAAAGGAATCTTAACTCAAGATTCAAAAACCATTCCTAGTTTTATTTGTAATCATTCTATGATTAACAAACCTACAAAAGCAAAAATAGAATTTTGGAAAGATGGAATCGGTTATGCTTCAAAAGAAGGAATTTTATTTTTAGAATTTGAGAAATTTAAAGATTTTATTCAACAAGATAGTTTTGAATCCCTTTTAACAAATGGTTTAGATGAATCTTATCAATTATCTTTGCGACAAAAAATATATCCACAAGGATTTTTAACTTCTCCAATTCTTATTATCAAAGAAAAAATTATTGGAGAATTTAATTTAGAGATTCAATTTGCTTTGCAAGAAGAAATTATGGAAGATTTTATAGATTAGATTCTAAATCCCTTTTTTAAATAACTAAATTTTTAAATTTAGTTATTTTGTAAGTAAATAATCAACTTTATAAATAAAATCTTCTACACCCTTTATTCCACTAGATAAAATCATATATTTTCCATTGATAATAAAACTTGGAACCCCTTGAATCTCTGTATATTCCAACATACTCTGCCATTGTTTTAAGGCTTCTTTAGAAGTTTTAGTATCTAAAATTTCTTTATATTCTGTTTCAGAAATACCCAATATTTCTAAACCTTCTTTTAAAAAATCCTGTCTATTTGTCCAATTTTTTCTTTCTTTGTGAATGGCGTTGAAATAATGATTTAATATTTTTTTATACAAAGAATCATTATCTTTTAATTCCAAACTTTTTTCCTTATCTTTAGCTAATGCCACAACTAAAATATTTGAAGTTTCTTCATGAATTGGAATCGCAGCTGCCACATGATAAGGTAAAAACTCTACATTTTCTGGTAAAAACTCTAAAAGATTAGGGACAAAATTTGCATTATAATATGCACAATGCGGACAACCAATGTTAAAAATCTCAATCACCTTATTTTGCATATTAGAAATAGGTTTATCTAATACAACATAATCTACATTTTCTTTTAAATCATTTGCCAAAACTTGCAAACTAAATAAACAAATTCCAATCAGCCAAAGTTTTAAATTTTTCATAAATCTCCTTTATTTTTACAAATTAAATCTTCAAAGATAAATTGATGTTCCTTAGGAATATGATTATAAATTTCCAAAGCAAGATTCCTAATCTCCCATAATGCACTTTTAGAACTTCTTAAATGCAAGAAATTTTGCAAACTCCTAGCATTAATACTCCAAGTCAATTCGGTTTTGTAAGATTCAGGCATTGCAAATTTTGCCAAATCATTACTGATATTATCTTTTAAAAGAATCCTAAGATTTTCTAATGCTTTGATAGAAGCTTCATTAACTTTTAGATTTTCAGTAAAAACTAAAAATTTCTCTGCTCTTTGTAAATTAGTTTCATCTATAGGAAGAAAACTTTCTTCTGTTTTTAATTCTTTTAGCGTGTAGCGGCTACTTTTAACACTCAAAGAAGCCATTCTATGTCTAGCTAACTCTTGAAGACAAGCTCTGGAAATACCTTGAATATAAAAAGTATAATTAAGATGTTCTAATGTGCTAGAATGTTTATATTTATTTCCTACCCTATCAATGAGTTCTCTATCTTTCTCTCCACCATTATCGCTTTTATCAAAACTTTGCCAACAAGTTCGAATCGCTTGAGAACAAATATTTAAATTAGTATAACTTAATAAAGTAATATTCATTTTAATCCTTATGTTGCAACTTTAACCTTTGGGC
This portion of the Helicobacter canadensis MIT 98-5491 genome encodes:
- a CDS encoding RNA-binding S4 domain-containing protein, with the protein product MRIDKFLNAVNITKRRTIAQDMIENGVVKIAGISVKASRDVKVGDIIEIAFLEKSRFFEILQIPTQKTIKKDESHLYYREITK
- a CDS encoding purine-nucleoside phosphorylase — encoded protein: MICCAGKIESFSFAKSIGIGLIESAMNLTQLIFYEKPSEIVFVGTCGCYDDSKPLLEIFESQSAANIELSFLQQDSYTPLDNCISLENVSHETLSNIVNSSNYITTNSSLAQKLTKLGILYENMEFFSVLQVAKHYEIPALGIFCSTNHIHKESQKEFFSNHKKAMQNLEDYIRTRKNG
- the rlmN gene encoding 23S rRNA (adenine(2503)-C(2))-methyltransferase RlmN, with the protein product MDKQNVFGFTLNSLSDSLKDFPKFRAKQIYHWLYVHYENDFEKMENLPKNLREFLKENFISNAVEIAKKEQSSDGSVKYLFKTADNLTYEAVFLKMKEDKFTLCLSSQVGCKVGCSFCLTAKGGFVRNLNAGEMVYQVFAIKKDQNIPSNKAVNIVYMGMGEPLDNLENVTKCIQILSELDGLSISRRRQTISTSGIAPKIKKLGALDLGVQLAISLHAVDDELRTKLMPINKAYNIQNIIDEVVAFPIDSRKRVMFEYLMIDGINDSLECAKKLVALLNKIKAKVNLIYFNPHEGSLYKRPSKEKVEAFREYLLKKGLLCTIRESKGLDISAACGQLREKEIANA
- a CDS encoding epoxyqueuosine reductase QueH, with amino-acid sequence MSQIPYNFSNQKTTLVHICCSVDSHHFLTQLQKLYPQKQFCGFFYNPNIHPYEEYLMRLNDVKRSCEMLKIPLIEGEYDLDSWLCGTKGLEDEPEKGERCSYCFDYRLERTAQIAKETHCVEFTTTLLASPMKSQNELFSQGEMMAKKHSLDFLPIDVRGNGGTKIQNELAKEANLYRQNYCGCLFALTKQREKAQKIPLELVSTLNLPKDSRNLPLLRLKNFQTRESLENNNKTYHIIKRKVQKYCLLKGILTQDSKTIPSFICNHSMINKPTKAKIEFWKDGIGYASKEGILFLEFEKFKDFIQQDSFESLLTNGLDESYQLSLRQKIYPQGFLTSPILIIKEKIIGEFNLEIQFALQEEIMEDFID
- a CDS encoding DsbA family protein, which translates into the protein MKNLKLWLIGICLFSLQVLANDLKENVDYVVLDKPISNMQNKVIEIFNIGCPHCAYYNANFVPNLLEFLPENVEFLPYHVAAAIPIHEETSNILVVALAKDKEKSLELKDNDSLYKKILNHYFNAIHKERKNWTNRQDFLKEGLEILGISETEYKEILDTKTSKEALKQWQSMLEYTEIQGVPSFIINGKYMILSSGIKGVEDFIYKVDYLLTK
- the thyX gene encoding FAD-dependent thymidylate synthase, whose protein sequence is MNITLLSYTNLNICSQAIRTCWQSFDKSDNGGEKDRELIDRVGNKYKHSSTLEHLNYTFYIQGISRACLQELARHRMASLSVKSSRYTLKELKTEESFLPIDETNLQRAEKFLVFTENLKVNEASIKALENLRILLKDNISNDLAKFAMPESYKTELTWSINARSLQNFLHLRSSKSALWEIRNLALEIYNHIPKEHQFIFEDLICKNKGDL